Below is a genomic region from Mesorhizobium sp. NZP2298.
TCCATGTCCCAGAAAACCGCCTTCGGTGTCATGCAGAGCTCCTTTTGCGATCCCCTTAAAGGGTTTGCGCCGAGAGATAAACCTTCGGGATCACAGAAGCTGGCCGCGACCGGACCCGACGCCACCCTGCTTTCCGCATCGCAACATCGCCGACGGGAAAATCCCTGTCGCGCAAGGGCAGGCAATTGCCCTTGCGATTGACAATTGCGCAGGAAGCCGTTCCCTGCGAAACTGGGAGCGGACCGCTCCTGTGAGCAGCGGTTTCGGGAGGCAGGACGTGAATAGCCGGCAGGATGGTGGCAGCAACAGGCTGGACGACGCGGCGCGCGCCGGTTGGCTCTATTATGTCGCCGGCAACACACAGGACCAGATTGCCGCCACGCTCGGCATTTCGCGGCAGACGGCGCAGCGGCTGGTGTCGCTGGCGGTGTCGGAAGGCTTGATCAAGGTTCGCGTCGATCATCCGATCGCCAACTGCCTGGACCTCGCCGCACGGCTGAGATCCCGCTTCGCGCTCGATCTGGTCGAGGTGGTGCCGAGCGATCCCAATTCGTCCTCCACAACCATCGGCATCGCCGAGGCGGCGGCCGCCGAGATCGAGCGGCGGCTGCGGTCACCGACACCGATCGTCATGGGGATCGGCACCGGACGCACGCTGAAGGCGGCGATCGAGCAATTGCCGCCCATGGAATGCCCGCAGCACAAGGTGGTGTCCTTGACCGGCAACATCTCGCCTGACGGCTCGGCAGCCTTCTACAACGTCATCTTCACCATGGCCGACAGGGTCAAGGCGCGCTCCTTCCCGATGCCGCTGCCGGTCATCGCCTCCTCGCCGCAGGAGCGCGAGATGCTGCTTAACCAGCCGATGATCCAGCCGACACTGGCGCTTGCGGCGGAAGCCGACGTCACCTTCATCGGTATTGGCGACCTCGGCCCCAAGGCGCCGCTTTACGAGGACGGCTTCATTTCCGAAAGCGAGTTGAAGGCCCTGCAGAAGGCTGGCGGCATCGCCGAGATCGTCGGCTGGGTGTTCGACAGGGAAGGCCGCATGATCGAGGGCATTACCAACGACCGGGTGTCGTCGGCCTCGCTGCCGTCACGCGAAAAATCGCTGGTCATCGCGCTGGCCATGGGCGAGCGGAAACTGCCGGGTATCCTG
It encodes:
- a CDS encoding sugar-binding transcriptional regulator — translated: MNSRQDGGSNRLDDAARAGWLYYVAGNTQDQIAATLGISRQTAQRLVSLAVSEGLIKVRVDHPIANCLDLAARLRSRFALDLVEVVPSDPNSSSTTIGIAEAAAAEIERRLRSPTPIVMGIGTGRTLKAAIEQLPPMECPQHKVVSLTGNISPDGSAAFYNVIFTMADRVKARSFPMPLPVIASSPQEREMLLNQPMIQPTLALAAEADVTFIGIGDLGPKAPLYEDGFISESELKALQKAGGIAEIVGWVFDREGRMIEGITNDRVSSASLPSREKSLVIALAMGERKLPGILAAVNRRLVNGLITDERTATALLAGI